The window GCCCGCGGGGATATCCACCGACTGGAGGGCGCCGTTCCAGTATGCGGCGTTGTGGCCGTGGAAGAAAAGGTCCACGATATGAACCGTGGTATTGAAATCGGGAAGCTTCACCTTTCGTTCCTCCCGCTTCATTGGTTCGCCGTACATTTTCACCGCCAGTGCAGGGGAGATGCCGAAATCATCCCGGATTTTCATGGCGTAGCGCCGGACCGTGCTGTCCGTCTCCTCGACGAAAAGAAACTTGCCGTAGATCCACCCTTCGCCGAGCTGGTGGGAGACCACCCGGTACCACGGAAACGCCTCACCCGTTTCCTCTTTTCCGGTCACCACGAGTTCCCCTGTTTCGTAGTCGTGGCCGAACTGCCCCACGACCTTCGCCGAGGTGGAGGGGCCGCTCCGCAGGTTGACCCTCGATCCGGTGACGAAACCCGCCTTCGGCCATTCGTAATTTTCAGCCGCGGCGGCGGCGAAGAGGGGAACAGCCGTGAGAACCACAAGGATTGCCGCGGCGAGCCGGGCCCTTCGTTTCATAATTCCGTCCTCCTTTCGGCCGGGATGTTCCCGGCGACATTTCTTCCGTTTCTATTTCCTCGGCGGGCGGACTTCCACCTTGACAGTGCTTCCGTCGGCGATGAACCAGAAGCCGTTGATCTCTTTCATGTAAATCACCCGGGGATAGTCCGCACCGCCGCTCCTGAGGTAGAGCTGAAGCCCCTTCGGGTGACCCTCCACGGCCCGTTCGATCACCAGTTCGTAATTGTCCGGGTCCATGGCGTACCCGTTCTCGGGCACGGCCCCCCTGGCGTAGCTCCTGAAGATATGGGCGGTCTTCGGGCTTTTCATCCTGTCAGCGAAGAGTTTCATGATGGCCCGTCCGTCCCAGTCGGGCCGTTCGTCCATGGCGAGGGCGAGCATTTTCCGCCCCTCCGCCCGGGTGGACCTGTCCATGTAGGCGAAGATGCCGTCGAAAAAGAGCTTCGCCGCCGCTTCGGGAGTTGTCCCCTCCTGCCGGTAGCGCATCTCGAACTCGAGGGCCGTCCTGGGAAGAGCCCCTTCGCACTGCACTGCCCAGGCCGCGGACAGCAAAAGGACCATCAGGCAGCAGACCCTGCAATGATTTCTTTTCATTATCAGATTCCTCCCTTTCGTCATCACCGGCGGGCAGCTACCATCCCCGGCCGCCTCCGCCTCCGCCTCCGCCGCCCGATGAGCCACTTCCGCCGCTGCCGGACGACCGTGTCCCCGAGGAAACGGCACCGGAGAATCCTGACGTGAACGCCGCCACACCGGCGACAGTGGTAAAGGTATTAAGGTCGCCCCTATACCACGAGGGCGTGTAATTGGCCGCGGCGAGCACGTTTTGAAAGCGGTTCGCCCATGTTTCCGCGGCGTCCAGGGCAAAGGCGTATGGAAGGAGGGTCTCGAAGAGCTGGGGCGTTTCCTCCGGCGGGGCCGGCATTTCGAGGCGGTGTTTCTCCGCCGTCGTGATGAACATCCGCAGGCCCTCGATGCTTTCGTTGAGCCTGGCCCCTTCTTCCGTCCTGACCCTCATAAGGGGCTTGAACACCAGCAGCACTCCCACGCATAGGAAGGGCCCCGGAAGAGACAGGAGATCCACGTCCAGGCCGCTTGACGCTCCGGCAAGACCGGCACCGGCCACGACAAACAGAAAAATGCCGGGGAAAAAGACCCGGACGAAAAATTTGGCGATGAAGCTCCCCTTGCCCGAAGGAAGAGGAAGGGCGAGGGGAAGAAGGAGGAAGGGACCGGAAAGGAGTGCAAGAATGGGCTCGAACCGGGGTTCTCCGGAAAGAATCATGAGGATCAGCATGAGCACGGCGTAGAGTTCGAAAAGAACCACGCCGGCGATCCATTTCCCCAGGTTTGTCTTCAGCAGCGGCCTGCCCCGTTCGCGGAAACCGAGGCCGAGACGGCGGAAGGCGTCCTGGATGGCCGGCCTGTCGGCGCTCGAAAGATGAATTTCCGTGCGGGTGGAGCCGAAGAGGTCATCGGCGAGCCTTCGTTCGTCTTCCGTCAGTCGTGCTCCGGCAAGCTTCTCCCGGTTCAGCTTCAGCCGGTAGGACGTCCCCGCAAGCTTTACGAGGAGCTTCAGGGCCGTGCCTGCCCCCGAGGGCAGCGTCCCGGCCCGTTTCGCCGCTTCCCCGGCGAGGGTGGTTTCCTCTATCGCCAGGATTCCCCTGACGGCCATGCCGAGGATCATGGCGGCAAAAGACTTGTCGTCGGTCATCATGGTGCGGACATACCGGGCAAAGCCCGCCTCCACTCCGGCAGGAGGGGAAAAGAGAGGAATGACGGGTCTGGGTGCGGGATCCTTTCCCCACCGGATCCAGAAAAGGAGCATGACTGCCAGGAGAACGACCGGCATGGCAAGATGGACCGCCCGGTAGGGGGAACGGCCCCATCGTTCAAGTATGGGTGCAGGCTCGGAAGGCTGGACGATGATTCCCTTGGGCCAGGAATAGACGACGGTGAGCCCCTCTCCTGGTGCAAAGGGGACAGCGGATTCCACGGTCCCGTCGGGAAACGGCCGGGCATCCTGCCCCTTCTCCCCGGTCCTTCCGGTGTAGAATTCCACGGCCGAAAACCCCTCGCCGAATTCCCTTCCGGGCAGTTTCAGCCGAAAGGACGCCTTTTCAATGACAAAGGACCAGTCGTTCCCTGTGGCATTCCAGTAGAGTTCGTCATGCCCCTCGAAAAATCCGAGCTGCCCGGCGGTCGTATACGTAATGGTGAAGACGTGCTCGCCGAAGGGCAGCAGAACGTCGGGATCGCCGAGGCGGAACTCCATCCGTTCGCCTGCGCGGCTCACCTGGGCCTGGGTCGGTTTTCCGTCGAGAAGTGCGGAGACGAGGTCCAGGGGAGCCCGCCGCACCCTTCCTTCGCTGTCGGTGAAATCGGTGAGAATGGACCGGATGATTCCTCTCCGGATATCCTTCCCCTCCGCCACAACGGCGATGCGCTCCGTGACGGTCAGCGAAGCGTCAGTGCCGATCTCCGC of the Aminivibrio sp. genome contains:
- a CDS encoding SH3 domain-containing protein — protein: MKRRARLAAAILVVLTAVPLFAAAAAENYEWPKAGFVTGSRVNLRSGPSTSAKVVGQFGHDYETGELVVTGKEETGEAFPWYRVVSHQLGEGWIYGKFLFVEETDSTVRRYAMKIRDDFGISPALAVKMYGEPMKREERKVKLPDFNTTVHIVDLFFHGHNAAYWNGALQSVDIPAGFMGFGDIVMGMDAGEALSQLGAPSEKESPVRYFYIHERDEIEIRFDRDPAEGGGRVTGLHYRRVVYE
- a CDS encoding DUF2207 domain-containing protein, with product MAVKKTGSLLFSVCFAWILLWGASPLSAQERIVRFDVEAEIGTDASLTVTERIAVVAEGKDIRRGIIRSILTDFTDSEGRVRRAPLDLVSALLDGKPTQAQVSRAGERMEFRLGDPDVLLPFGEHVFTITYTTAGQLGFFEGHDELYWNATGNDWSFVIEKASFRLKLPGREFGEGFSAVEFYTGRTGEKGQDARPFPDGTVESAVPFAPGEGLTVVYSWPKGIIVQPSEPAPILERWGRSPYRAVHLAMPVVLLAVMLLFWIRWGKDPAPRPVIPLFSPPAGVEAGFARYVRTMMTDDKSFAAMILGMAVRGILAIEETTLAGEAAKRAGTLPSGAGTALKLLVKLAGTSYRLKLNREKLAGARLTEDERRLADDLFGSTRTEIHLSSADRPAIQDAFRRLGLGFRERGRPLLKTNLGKWIAGVVLFELYAVLMLILMILSGEPRFEPILALLSGPFLLLPLALPLPSGKGSFIAKFFVRVFFPGIFLFVVAGAGLAGASSGLDVDLLSLPGPFLCVGVLLVFKPLMRVRTEEGARLNESIEGLRMFITTAEKHRLEMPAPPEETPQLFETLLPYAFALDAAETWANRFQNVLAAANYTPSWYRGDLNTFTTVAGVAAFTSGFSGAVSSGTRSSGSGGSGSSGGGGGGGGGRGW